In a single window of the Flavobacterium sp. W4I14 genome:
- a CDS encoding tetratricopeptide (TPR) repeat protein (product_source=COG0457; cath_funfam=1.25.40.10; cog=COG0457; smart=SM00028; superfamily=48452) has protein sequence MTEWYRRKTWTKIDEEEFFAKLGRARKDSRAQYLKIQAIELVDTKKKELLIVAETLLNKMLAEYPDDNFNKGSALHTLADIYKLNEDYKLAIDFYKQALDFEKIYPNVRTQAYLDYSELVVKINKSELFDELEKMLLERYSGLMFPIEKYKVNSILSILSNTKGQQEKAEQYADLAEQFATAETSGLRYHKYLGVVQERDNWLDILVQNK, from the coding sequence ATGACTGAATGGTACAGACGAAAAACTTGGACAAAAATTGACGAAGAGGAATTCTTTGCTAAACTTGGACGAGCAAGAAAGGATAGTCGAGCGCAATATTTAAAGATTCAAGCGATTGAATTAGTTGACACAAAAAAGAAGGAGCTATTAATCGTTGCCGAAACTTTGCTCAATAAAATGCTGGCTGAATATCCAGATGATAATTTCAACAAAGGTTCCGCACTTCATACCCTTGCTGACATTTACAAACTAAATGAAGATTACAAATTAGCCATCGACTTTTACAAGCAAGCGCTTGATTTTGAAAAAATTTATCCCAACGTTAGAACACAGGCTTATTTAGACTATTCTGAGCTAGTTGTTAAAATAAACAAATCGGAATTATTTGATGAGCTTGAAAAAATGCTCTTGGAACGTTATTCAGGACTTATGTTTCCAATTGAAAAATATAAAGTGAATTCAATTCTTTCAATACTTAGCAACACAAAAGGACAACAAGAGAAAGCAGAGCAATATGCAGATTTAGCTGAACAATTCGCAACCGCTGAAACATCAGGACTTAGGTACCATAAATATTTAGGAGTTGTACAGGAGAGGGATAATTGGTTAGACATTCTTGTACAAAACAAATAA
- a CDS encoding hypothetical protein (product_source=Hypo-rule applied) has product MLNDNCKNPKTQLPNQVAAVTEFRKLIEAYFDMIGLSDVNQFLTEMLSAAIGPDPRSGKHKPITIANALYDVNNIISLLTKTKLLANEETFQRYAINLGDNLQAVGQFDVEHLAELLYVGLNAYIFQDDDFEGATLKFSAEITAAYKMIYDWLSDCNAW; this is encoded by the coding sequence ATGCTAAACGACAATTGTAAAAACCCAAAGACACAGCTCCCAAATCAGGTAGCAGCTGTAACAGAATTCCGGAAACTGATTGAAGCCTATTTCGATATGATTGGTTTATCGGATGTGAATCAATTCCTTACTGAAATGCTTAGCGCAGCTATCGGGCCCGATCCGCGCTCTGGCAAACACAAGCCCATTACTATTGCCAATGCCCTTTATGATGTAAACAATATCATCAGCCTGCTTACCAAAACAAAACTTTTGGCCAATGAAGAAACCTTTCAGCGTTATGCCATAAACCTGGGTGATAACCTACAGGCTGTTGGCCAGTTTGATGTGGAGCATCTTGCTGAACTATTATATGTTGGATTAAATGCCTACATCTTTCAGGATGATGATTTTGAAGGCGCAACCTTAAAATTTTCCGCCGAAATTACTGCCGCCTATAAGATGATTTATGATTGGTTGTCAGACTGCAATGCCTGGTGA
- a CDS encoding transposase InsO family protein (product_source=COG2801; cath_funfam=3.30.420.10; cog=COG2801; pfam=PF13683; superfamily=53098), translating into MAAKDLKRTSALIHHSDRGIQYCCNEYVRVIDYLHIQLSMTESGDPYENAIAERINGILKYEHGLKETFPSFEKAKSAVDDAVTKYNSIRIHDSCGRLTPIMAHERNGTLKKYWRKKNYKTSNKESKPVVVP; encoded by the coding sequence ATGGCAGCCAAGGACCTGAAAAGAACTTCAGCGCTTATCCATCACAGCGACAGGGGCATACAGTACTGCTGCAATGAATATGTCCGGGTTATAGACTATTTACATATACAGCTATCAATGACCGAAAGTGGGGATCCATATGAAAATGCCATTGCAGAAAGGATTAACGGGATACTGAAGTATGAACATGGGCTTAAAGAAACCTTTCCCTCTTTTGAAAAGGCAAAATCAGCCGTAGATGATGCCGTAACCAAATATAACAGCATCAGGATACATGACAGCTGTGGCAGGCTCACCCCTATAATGGCGCACGAAAGAAATGGAACACTTAAGAAATACTGGAGGAAAAAGAATTACAAAACCAGTAATAAGGAAAGCAAACCCGTTGTTGTTCCGTAA
- a CDS encoding transposase InsO family protein (product_source=COG2801; cath_funfam=3.30.420.10; cog=COG2801; superfamily=53098) encodes MSNHHYRKYPNLIREKVINNPGVLWVSDITYIRQASGFSYLSIVTDAYSRKIIG; translated from the coding sequence ATGTCCAATCATCATTACAGGAAATACCCAAACCTGATCCGTGAAAAGGTGATCAATAACCCAGGGGTATTATGGGTAAGCGATATCACCTATATCCGGCAGGCTTCCGGTTTTAGCTACCTAAGTATTGTTACCGATGCCTATAGCCGAAAGATCATAGGTTAG
- a CDS encoding transposase (product_source=KO:K07483; cath_funfam=4.10.280.30; cog=COG2963; ko=KO:K07483; superfamily=46689) has product MNQEKKSNGFSILVSDSFDRTDDHNAYEVSFRRWLVSQLEAREMTVSEAIRKFNINPSSGPELIRTWRKKYSDDIIPEPIEMTQQERQDLIALQKQIKAMEKQLEDARMHNIALNTLIDVAEEKLKINIRKKPGAKQ; this is encoded by the coding sequence ATGAATCAAGAGAAAAAAAGCAATGGATTTAGTATTTTAGTTTCCGATTCTTTCGACCGTACGGATGACCACAATGCCTATGAAGTTTCCTTCAGGCGATGGCTGGTATCTCAGTTGGAAGCAAGGGAAATGACAGTTAGCGAAGCGATCAGGAAGTTTAACATCAATCCCTCAAGTGGACCAGAACTGATAAGAACCTGGCGCAAGAAGTATTCGGACGATATTATTCCAGAACCCATAGAAATGACCCAACAGGAAAGACAGGATCTGATTGCATTGCAGAAGCAGATAAAAGCGATGGAAAAGCAGCTTGAGGATGCCAGGATGCACAATATTGCCCTCAATACACTAATAGATGTAGCTGAGGAAAAACTCAAGATCAATATCAGAAAAAAGCCTGGTGCCAAACAGTAA
- a CDS encoding energy-coupling factor transporter ATP-binding protein EcfA2 (product_source=COG1122; cath_funfam=3.40.50.300; cog=COG1122; pfam=PF13304; smart=SM00382; superfamily=52540): MYKEIKLVKIEVKKLFGFYNYLVDDSQKNSDDSTLLIIYGDNGSGKTTLLKMIFYLLSPVNNSGHKTELCRIKFNLFSITLSDGTIISARRKGNEIVGSYSLSINKGGEVFEVFLKVTSDNSIRVSDEPKIEREYEKFLKQVAMLNITINFLSEDRKLLSFSDQSDRSNSMTLKKRLIRNALEKGQMIHDFEEDRDDTVTSSVRNLESWLKSNALRGTKAGEENANTIYSNLLTQVSNPKNSKIKTDQVQNLLHKIKNIGEESLNFYKSGLMSQIETLEFETALASAKEPNLSLVYNVLEPYIEGLQGRLNSLRPVQDILSKFLTGINDYFTHKTISYNIDVGFKLRHNELNEPIEFSTLSSGERQLLQLFCNVITSSEKSTIFIIDEPEISLNIKWQRKLIRTLLNFSVSKNVQFIFASHSIELLSGHSDSVFKLTNV, encoded by the coding sequence ATGTACAAGGAAATTAAGCTTGTGAAAATTGAAGTTAAAAAGCTATTTGGCTTTTATAATTATTTAGTTGATGATTCACAGAAAAATAGTGATGATAGCACTCTATTAATTATTTATGGGGATAATGGCTCTGGAAAGACAACTTTATTAAAAATGATTTTTTATTTGTTATCTCCAGTAAATAATAGTGGACACAAAACTGAATTATGCAGAATAAAATTTAATTTATTTTCAATTACTTTAAGCGATGGAACTATTATTTCCGCGCGGAGAAAGGGTAATGAAATAGTTGGATCATATTCATTGTCGATAAACAAAGGTGGAGAAGTTTTCGAAGTTTTTCTAAAGGTTACCTCTGATAATTCCATTAGAGTAAGTGATGAGCCTAAAATTGAAAGAGAATATGAGAAATTCCTGAAGCAGGTAGCAATGCTTAATATCACGATTAATTTTCTATCAGAGGATAGAAAGCTTTTGTCGTTTTCTGATCAGTCCGATAGGAGTAACTCAATGACTCTTAAGAAGCGATTAATTAGAAACGCATTAGAGAAAGGGCAAATGATTCACGATTTCGAAGAGGATCGAGATGATACTGTTACTAGTTCAGTCAGGAATTTAGAAAGTTGGCTAAAGAGCAATGCACTGCGGGGAACGAAGGCTGGGGAGGAAAATGCAAATACTATCTATTCAAATCTTTTGACGCAAGTATCTAATCCTAAGAATAGCAAAATCAAAACCGATCAAGTTCAGAATCTACTACATAAAATCAAAAATATTGGTGAGGAAAGCTTAAACTTTTATAAAAGCGGGCTTATGTCGCAAATTGAAACATTAGAATTTGAAACAGCATTGGCATCTGCAAAAGAACCAAATCTTTCTTTAGTTTATAATGTCCTAGAACCATATATTGAAGGTTTGCAAGGTAGGTTGAATTCCCTTCGTCCTGTACAAGATATTTTATCCAAGTTTTTAACAGGCATAAACGATTATTTTACTCATAAGACTATCTCTTATAACATAGATGTAGGTTTCAAATTGCGTCATAACGAATTAAATGAGCCGATTGAATTTAGCACATTGTCCTCAGGAGAAAGACAATTATTGCAGCTATTCTGTAATGTGATAACGTCAAGTGAGAAGTCCACCATATTTATAATTGATGAACCAGAAATTTCTTTGAATATAAAATGGCAGAGAAAACTTATCCGCACACTATTGAATTTTTCAGTTAGTAAAAACGTTCAATTTATTTTTGCTTCCCACTCAATCGAGCTTTTAAGTGGTCATAGCGACTCTGTTTTTAAATTGACAAACGTATAA
- a CDS encoding hypothetical protein (product_source=Hypo-rule applied; pfam=PF14491; superfamily=53254) yields the protein MDDLKRSLEEITLLYKLEPETKDIFVEGISDKLILNRFIKKNKIEDVKVIHVHEIDLDYLKFDNPNIKSNNKAKLLALDKYLEKTFGGNLKGITIIIDRDIDEKLAGIVNGKYLNYTDYHSLELYMYNSHTIDIFYETYLHGFPLTGQRTIESIEPVLLDFYFVKASLYKDGAIEASKFTSYSKSINIDKKKITIDFSASQHILKVLNNLHKAKQYNDYLEYYNNLKAEFHEDPKLVIRGHDYISLLYQLIDKIKNHIGITHDTFEKALFQCIDYSLLKSENLFKSILLKYA from the coding sequence ATGGATGATCTTAAACGCTCTTTAGAAGAAATAACTCTTCTTTACAAACTTGAACCGGAAACTAAAGATATATTTGTGGAAGGAATTTCCGATAAATTAATATTGAATAGATTTATCAAAAAAAATAAAATTGAAGATGTAAAAGTTATTCATGTTCATGAAATAGACCTCGACTATTTAAAATTTGATAATCCTAATATTAAATCTAACAATAAGGCTAAACTTTTAGCACTTGACAAATATCTTGAAAAAACATTTGGAGGCAACTTAAAGGGGATAACAATTATAATTGACAGAGACATTGATGAAAAATTAGCAGGTATCGTCAACGGGAAGTATTTGAATTATACAGATTATCACAGCTTAGAGTTGTATATGTATAATTCACATACAATTGATATTTTTTATGAAACATATTTACATGGTTTTCCATTAACTGGACAAAGAACAATTGAGAGCATTGAGCCTGTGTTACTTGATTTCTATTTTGTAAAGGCTAGCCTCTACAAAGACGGTGCAATTGAAGCATCTAAATTTACATCTTATTCTAAGTCAATAAATATTGACAAGAAAAAAATTACGATAGATTTCTCTGCTTCTCAGCATATTCTAAAAGTTTTAAATAATTTACATAAAGCTAAACAATACAACGATTATTTAGAGTACTATAATAATCTAAAAGCTGAATTTCACGAAGATCCTAAATTAGTTATAAGAGGCCATGACTATATAAGCTTACTTTATCAATTAATTGATAAAATAAAAAACCATATAGGTATAACTCATGACACTTTTGAAAAAGCATTATTTCAATGTATTGACTATAGTCTTTTAAAAAGCGAAAATTTATTTAAAAGTATTTTATTAAAATATGCTTGA
- a CDS encoding putative transposase (product_source=KO:K07491; cog=COG1943; ko=KO:K07491; pfam=PF01797; superfamily=143422; transmembrane_helix_parts=Inside_1_12,TMhelix_13_32,Outside_33_181), whose product MSRKYKFHNKEGLYFVSFATVYWIDIFVRHLYCDIVVDSLIYCKKNLGLELYCWCIMPSHIHLIFSAKNHNPDILLGRIKEHTSKEIVKTIKENSQESRKEWMLWMFERAGLKSSNVKGSQFWQHNNKPIELWSTAVIEQKADYLHDNPVTAGFVNEAWHWRYSSAIDYSGGKGLIDLDEL is encoded by the coding sequence ATGAGCCGTAAATATAAGTTTCATAATAAAGAAGGTTTATACTTTGTAAGTTTTGCAACAGTGTATTGGATAGATATATTTGTGCGGCATTTATATTGCGATATTGTTGTTGATAGCTTAATTTACTGCAAGAAAAACCTAGGCTTAGAACTTTATTGCTGGTGCATTATGCCAAGTCACATACATTTAATATTTAGTGCAAAAAATCATAATCCAGATATTCTACTAGGTAGGATAAAAGAACATACTTCCAAAGAAATTGTCAAGACAATTAAAGAAAACAGCCAGGAAAGCAGAAAAGAATGGATGCTTTGGATGTTTGAGCGGGCAGGCTTAAAAAGTAGTAACGTTAAAGGATCCCAATTTTGGCAACACAACAATAAACCCATAGAATTGTGGAGTACGGCAGTTATTGAGCAAAAGGCAGATTACCTGCATGATAATCCTGTAACAGCAGGTTTTGTTAACGAGGCCTGGCATTGGAGATATAGCAGCGCAATAGATTATAGTGGGGGTAAGGGGCTGATAGATTTAGATGAACTGTAA
- a CDS encoding hypothetical protein (product_source=Hypo-rule applied; cleavage_site_network=SignalP-noTM) has translation MKTYLTIVTLLLTFFQSSAQTQLNDSEIAKTMQTLADTTIIVQFPSVWNSSPQLYLLSKKGDTINTYVYQRPKHRKITSKVPNGVARAIWLKDLSEYRSESVRINRYFTIKDTDPDTLRRLWDDVAKLQLWRTKDDAIEGSGCPVKKGSYLKVEDGGGVYILLISRAEIKPLNFYDPQEFEKYCPGRKGRQTAIKLSSMVYKIFKE, from the coding sequence ATGAAGACCTATCTAACAATCGTAACTCTACTGTTAACGTTCTTTCAGTCGAGCGCTCAGACACAGCTTAATGATAGTGAAATTGCAAAAACCATGCAAACGCTTGCTGACACAACAATCATTGTTCAATTCCCTAGTGTTTGGAATTCTAGCCCTCAACTTTACCTCTTAAGCAAGAAGGGAGACACAATAAATACCTACGTTTACCAGCGCCCAAAACATAGAAAGATAACTAGTAAAGTGCCAAATGGGGTAGCTAGAGCTATTTGGCTCAAAGATTTAAGCGAATATAGAAGTGAGTCTGTAAGGATCAATAGGTATTTTACCATCAAAGATACTGACCCAGATACGCTTAGAAGGCTATGGGATGATGTGGCAAAGTTGCAGCTGTGGCGCACTAAGGATGATGCCATCGAGGGTTCTGGCTGCCCGGTGAAAAAGGGTTCCTATCTTAAGGTCGAAGATGGTGGGGGAGTGTATATTCTTTTAATTAGCAGAGCTGAGATCAAACCGTTAAACTTTTATGATCCACAAGAATTTGAAAAGTATTGCCCTGGAAGGAAAGGGAGGCAAACGGCTATTAAATTATCAAGTATGGTTTATAAAATCTTTAAAGAATGA
- a CDS encoding putative RNA-binding protein with PUA-like domain (product_source=COG2947; cath_funfam=3.10.590.10; cog=COG2947; pfam=PF01878; superfamily=88697) — MNHWLVKSEPFKYSWEKFNQDGRTFWDGVRNYQARNNLKAMKEGDLVLFYHSNEGKNVVGIAKVVREFYQAIPQILPF, encoded by the coding sequence ATGAATCATTGGTTAGTAAAATCAGAGCCTTTTAAATACAGTTGGGAAAAATTTAATCAGGATGGTCGTACTTTTTGGGATGGTGTTCGTAATTATCAGGCCCGGAATAACCTGAAAGCCATGAAAGAAGGTGATTTGGTGCTTTTTTACCACAGTAACGAAGGTAAAAACGTGGTGGGTATTGCCAAAGTAGTAAGGGAGTTTTATCAAGCAATTCCTCAAATATTGCCCTTTTAA
- a CDS encoding hypothetical protein (product_source=Hypo-rule applied; cleavage_site_network=SignalP-noTM; superfamily=53335; transmembrane_helix_parts=Inside_1_6,TMhelix_7_26,Outside_27_133) → MKKFLRIILIAFLTINLTSCATYTTMNTNKWLEYELPPSRIIKNGEFFFEGKLSDGSIFSVFFDKKIDEDARYFHVMLWQDFGWKLKDDKTWTSPQGARERKLGYIYINPNRQVAVYYYPDREYNVFKVDFKK, encoded by the coding sequence ATGAAAAAATTTCTTCGCATTATTTTGATTGCTTTTTTGACAATCAATCTAACTAGTTGTGCAACATATACAACGATGAATACCAATAAATGGTTAGAATACGAATTACCTCCTTCTAGAATTATCAAAAACGGCGAATTTTTTTTTGAAGGAAAACTATCTGACGGCTCTATTTTCTCGGTGTTTTTCGATAAAAAAATTGATGAAGACGCAAGATATTTTCATGTGATGTTATGGCAAGATTTTGGGTGGAAATTAAAAGACGATAAAACATGGACGTCTCCTCAAGGTGCTCGCGAAAGAAAACTTGGTTATATATACATTAACCCTAATAGACAAGTTGCAGTTTATTATTATCCAGACAGAGAATATAATGTTTTTAAGGTAGATTTCAAGAAATAA
- a CDS encoding hypothetical protein (product_source=Hypo-rule applied; superfamily=55729), translating into MSDTNPKESEIQFLTLAYNRFYDIYDEVMDDTFWKKNEWERFSKIKQAFSIYVELLNYEPLKQQIEELKTARPPMESEIGRELFKFVRNVVAHFPFFKSWDEVWVNNSLVNWYKNGQTIDKFLKKYEGHKEVKYRFWEPSKKKMTYLTISFPTEYSNDNKVFFKDIITEKEGVKFSFILMRQIMNTQVEEIK; encoded by the coding sequence ATGAGCGACACTAATCCAAAAGAATCCGAAATTCAATTTCTGACATTAGCATATAATCGCTTCTACGACATTTATGATGAGGTAATGGATGATACGTTTTGGAAAAAAAATGAATGGGAACGGTTTTCCAAAATTAAGCAGGCATTTTCAATATATGTTGAATTATTAAATTATGAGCCATTGAAACAGCAAATAGAAGAACTTAAAACTGCCAGACCACCAATGGAATCTGAAATAGGACGTGAACTATTTAAATTCGTTCGTAATGTTGTTGCACACTTTCCATTTTTCAAAAGTTGGGATGAAGTATGGGTAAATAACTCTCTGGTAAATTGGTATAAAAATGGTCAGACGATAGACAAATTCTTGAAGAAATACGAAGGGCATAAAGAAGTAAAATATCGATTTTGGGAACCTTCAAAAAAGAAAATGACATATTTAACAATAAGTTTCCCAACAGAATATTCTAACGACAATAAAGTTTTCTTTAAGGACATCATTACTGAAAAAGAAGGTGTGAAATTTTCTTTTATTTTAATGCGTCAAATTATGAATACACAAGTGGAAGAAATAAAATAA
- a CDS encoding hypothetical protein (product_source=Hypo-rule applied; superfamily=100934), with the protein MIPHKIQALFKFIDFLESKKTELIEKYIPLCDEISKLDIRRNELKPDKNYIDKLQYNDLQNEIHDKFEPIIENIYNPITEKLKELEIWSGDNAFSSIWNNNISSISEIKREFSSEDVTEIIRYKQLYLSFRSETNSSFLCLSLIFHVLDEILKELFDFFKNTKTNEFDSFETKTIEVDSIEEAVKSLKENRGKNIKLSIPTKTLFKNPNERNIPTNLINVKNEIIMGDKFENIQNSTIYNRSIFTEAFNTIKTNYSEESAQALEIVKSLVEKSENKEAGELFDSFNEEVNKEKPKTSVLKSLWEGLTKIVPMIAQTAGLVDKIMPLIHH; encoded by the coding sequence ATGATACCGCATAAAATTCAAGCACTCTTTAAATTTATTGATTTTTTGGAGAGTAAAAAAACTGAATTAATAGAAAAATATATCCCACTATGTGATGAAATAAGTAAGCTTGATATTCGGAGAAATGAATTAAAGCCTGACAAAAACTATATTGATAAATTGCAGTATAATGATCTTCAAAATGAAATCCATGACAAATTTGAACCTATTATTGAAAATATTTATAACCCTATTACAGAAAAATTAAAAGAATTAGAAATTTGGTCTGGGGACAATGCATTCAGCAGTATCTGGAATAATAACATTTCTTCAATCTCGGAAATAAAAAGAGAATTCTCATCTGAAGACGTTACTGAAATTATTAGATATAAGCAATTATATCTAAGTTTTAGAAGTGAAACCAATTCGTCATTTCTTTGCCTGTCCTTGATTTTCCACGTCTTGGATGAAATTTTAAAAGAACTATTTGATTTTTTTAAAAATACCAAAACAAACGAGTTTGACAGCTTTGAAACAAAAACCATCGAGGTTGATAGCATAGAAGAAGCTGTAAAAAGTTTAAAGGAGAACCGAGGAAAGAACATCAAATTATCTATCCCTACTAAAACTCTCTTCAAAAATCCTAATGAAAGAAATATACCAACAAATTTGATAAATGTTAAAAATGAAATAATTATGGGAGATAAATTTGAAAATATTCAAAATTCAACGATTTATAATCGTTCGATTTTTACAGAAGCATTCAATACTATAAAAACAAATTACAGTGAAGAATCAGCACAAGCACTTGAAATAGTAAAGTCCCTTGTAGAAAAATCTGAGAACAAAGAAGCTGGAGAACTTTTTGATAGTTTTAACGAAGAAGTAAACAAAGAAAAACCTAAAACATCTGTTCTTAAATCTTTATGGGAAGGTTTAACCAAAATAGTTCCAATGATAGCTCAAACAGCAGGATTAGTTGATAAAATAATGCCTTTAATCCATCATTAA
- a CDS encoding hypothetical protein (product_source=Hypo-rule applied; superfamily=48670), with amino-acid sequence MAKTESNQNEYKMVKMIAYCRTPEEYKIFDYRALRPKYFVEKLEDDGTVDTSGVHFISQELDEIKIKDSNIEYYTPNNVGILLSVTNQSLKRAKDIFEELNLLKKLPEANKKETIQRISIASYNFIESFQTSIVFAYTALEAFANLSIPPDYIYKQKNKAKGTVELFDKEAIERWLSLDLKLGDMLVEIYSTKQLKQHSSWSTFKILEDLRHDIIHQKSISRTEFYKKYFKKDVFKVCQCAEEIIDFFYQQQKDKNFTNPLWPWLINKKNYFPIEKFKQNRFYHNPKNFDPKTLKE; translated from the coding sequence ATGGCAAAAACAGAATCCAATCAGAATGAATACAAGATGGTAAAGATGATTGCATATTGTCGTACCCCAGAGGAATATAAAATTTTTGATTATCGAGCATTGCGCCCAAAATACTTTGTTGAAAAACTAGAAGATGATGGAACAGTTGACACTTCGGGAGTTCATTTTATTTCTCAAGAATTAGATGAGATTAAGATAAAAGATTCGAATATTGAATATTATACACCGAATAATGTCGGCATATTATTATCAGTTACTAATCAGTCTTTGAAGAGAGCCAAAGATATTTTTGAAGAACTAAATTTGCTAAAAAAACTACCTGAGGCAAACAAAAAGGAGACCATTCAAAGAATTTCAATTGCCAGTTACAATTTTATTGAGTCGTTTCAAACAAGCATTGTATTTGCTTATACAGCCTTAGAAGCTTTTGCCAATCTTAGTATACCGCCAGATTATATTTATAAGCAAAAAAATAAAGCCAAGGGAACTGTAGAATTATTTGACAAAGAAGCAATTGAAAGGTGGCTATCCTTAGATCTTAAATTGGGCGATATGCTTGTTGAAATTTATTCAACAAAGCAACTAAAGCAACATTCCTCATGGAGCACGTTTAAAATACTGGAAGACCTCAGACATGACATAATTCATCAAAAATCAATAAGTAGGACTGAGTTTTATAAAAAATACTTTAAAAAGGATGTTTTTAAAGTATGCCAGTGTGCGGAAGAAATTATTGATTTCTTTTATCAACAACAAAAGGACAAAAACTTTACTAATCCTTTATGGCCATGGCTTATTAATAAAAAAAATTATTTTCCAATTGAAAAGTTCAAGCAAAATCGTTTTTATCACAACCCTAAAAACTTCGACCCTAAAACTCTTAAAGAATAA
- a CDS encoding hypothetical protein (product_source=Hypo-rule applied; cath_funfam=3.90.190.20; superfamily=109736): protein MNGKFDLHDKREQNKIGLETYSLDKTNVFDIAIDKLIEELKKNISKSNDQYDGWNKLRETDPVRYAELVEQAERHDISLDQQQYEYFLDIMYDEEQLLSLVEMKIIYAFKSLEINIKKLLSAAFSLQSTKDFYKWDNLIKFLKDKNIDATKFDSYFEITQLKSVNNAIKHSDDYETSLLSIQEFKNSDNITYNKVDHFYNRTKHKPTSFLDELVTAIYQELYEFEESKIEEIARSLVLRMKKEDAAVLTQKISEHYS from the coding sequence ATGAACGGCAAATTTGACCTACATGATAAGCGAGAACAAAACAAGATTGGTTTAGAGACGTACTCTCTTGATAAAACAAATGTGTTTGACATAGCTATCGATAAATTAATTGAAGAATTAAAAAAAAATATATCAAAATCAAACGATCAATATGATGGATGGAATAAGCTAAGAGAAACAGATCCAGTACGATATGCTGAGCTTGTAGAACAAGCAGAACGTCACGACATTAGCCTCGACCAGCAACAATATGAATACTTTTTAGATATTATGTACGATGAAGAGCAATTATTATCTTTAGTTGAAATGAAGATCATATATGCTTTTAAATCCTTGGAAATTAATATAAAAAAATTATTAAGCGCGGCTTTTTCATTGCAATCGACCAAAGATTTTTACAAATGGGATAACCTTATAAAATTCCTGAAAGATAAAAACATTGATGCGACTAAATTTGACAGTTATTTTGAAATTACGCAACTTAAAAGTGTTAATAATGCTATTAAACATTCTGACGATTATGAAACCTCATTGTTATCAATCCAAGAATTTAAAAACTCTGATAATATTACCTATAACAAAGTTGATCATTTTTATAACAGGACTAAGCATAAGCCAACTTCATTTTTGGATGAATTAGTTACAGCAATTTATCAAGAGTTATATGAATTTGAAGAAAGCAAAATTGAAGAAATTGCTCGATCTTTGGTTTTAAGAATGAAAAAGGAAGATGCGGCGGTATTAACACAGAAAATAAGCGAGCATTACAGTTGA